One window from the genome of Archaeoglobus neptunius encodes:
- a CDS encoding ABC transporter ATP-binding protein, whose amino-acid sequence MSLLKVENLHSYYGKAEILRNVNIVVEEGEAVAVLGPNGAGKTTLLKSICGLVETRGKIWFDGKDISRLKPHERIKLGIAISPEGRRLFSDMTVEDNLLIAANSDKLEFVYDLFPNLRQKKGQLAKNLSGGEQQMVAIARALMLEPKLLLLDEPSMGLAPIIVETIAEAIEKARKELNLSILLVEQNTQMAFDVADRAYIIANGEVVKEGEIESIEEIERDYFR is encoded by the coding sequence ATGTCACTGCTTAAAGTCGAGAACCTTCACTCTTATTATGGAAAAGCGGAGATCCTGCGTAATGTGAACATTGTGGTCGAAGAAGGTGAGGCCGTGGCCGTTCTCGGTCCAAATGGCGCAGGGAAAACGACACTTCTGAAATCCATCTGCGGTCTGGTGGAAACGAGGGGCAAAATCTGGTTTGATGGTAAGGACATTTCCCGTCTAAAGCCTCATGAAAGAATTAAGCTCGGAATCGCCATTAGCCCTGAAGGAAGAAGGCTGTTTTCAGACATGACTGTAGAAGACAACCTGCTGATTGCTGCCAATTCGGATAAACTTGAATTTGTTTACGATCTCTTTCCGAATTTAAGGCAGAAGAAGGGGCAACTTGCAAAAAATCTCAGCGGCGGGGAGCAGCAAATGGTAGCCATAGCCAGAGCCCTGATGCTTGAGCCAAAGCTACTCCTACTTGACGAGCCCTCAATGGGTCTGGCACCGATAATTGTCGAAACAATCGCCGAAGCAATTGAAAAGGCACGAAAGGAGCTGAATCTCTCAATATTGCTTGTCGAACAGAACACACAGATGGCTTTCGATGTTGCAGACAGGGCCTATATCATTGCCAACGGAGAAGTTGTTAAGGAGGGTGAAATCGAAAGTATCGAGGAGATAGAGAGAGACTATTTCAGATGA
- a CDS encoding ABC transporter ATP-binding protein, translating into MLKVRNVHKRFGELRVLEGVNLKVDKSESLGIIGPNGAGKTTLFNIISGFIKPDDGKIIFRNKNITGAKPSQLARMGIVRTFQLVKVFSNMTVEQNMLTITSDLDYLREFGLWEKRNKKAVNLSYGELRKLSIALALASNPKLLLLDEPFSGLSPKEARDLAEIIRNIGGNGHSIAIIEHRLSDLFNVTEKVVVLNSGKIIFEGHPDEVVKEKAVIEAYLGKRYVTA; encoded by the coding sequence ATGCTAAAAGTCAGAAATGTGCACAAGAGGTTCGGCGAACTGAGGGTGCTAGAGGGTGTAAATCTCAAGGTGGACAAAAGTGAAAGCCTGGGCATAATAGGGCCCAACGGAGCAGGAAAGACAACACTTTTCAACATCATATCGGGATTTATCAAGCCTGATGACGGGAAGATTATCTTCAGGAACAAGAACATTACAGGAGCGAAACCGAGCCAACTGGCCAGGATGGGGATAGTCAGGACGTTTCAGCTTGTGAAGGTCTTCAGCAACATGACGGTTGAGCAGAACATGCTGACAATCACATCAGATCTGGACTATCTCCGAGAGTTCGGTTTATGGGAGAAAAGAAATAAGAAGGCCGTGAATTTATCTTACGGGGAGCTGAGGAAACTGAGCATTGCTCTTGCGCTGGCATCAAATCCCAAACTTCTCCTCCTTGACGAGCCATTTTCCGGTTTGAGTCCGAAAGAGGCACGAGATCTTGCAGAGATTATCCGAAATATTGGTGGAAACGGCCACTCAATAGCGATTATAGAGCACAGGCTCAGTGACCTGTTCAACGTTACCGAAAAAGTGGTCGTTTTGAATTCGGGAAAAATAATCTTTGAAGGTCATCCCGATGAAGTCGTTAAAGAAAAGGCAGTTATAGAAGCATACTTAGGTAAAAGATATGTCACTGCTTAA
- a CDS encoding ABC transporter substrate-binding protein: protein MRHAKAVLAAVILLVAVISLCTQPNSQSAGRDKVVIGVIGPMSRPEGVAEKNAVKLAAKEINSQGGILGYKIEVVVGDTKLDSNTAATEFRRLATVDKADVIIGGFSSGVMTTMMETMAETKTLFLTDASSPEHAKKVKENYEKYKYWFRVSQNNGSTFALDLADMVKFLKENGYDVKKVYIIRDEHVWTDPVMAALKPLLAQMGVQIVKDVKIPRGYSEYEQLILEAESLNADLIMPILAISGTGDILAKQWATLKPNILLAGHDLAPIDAGFYEKTNGLANYEIFLADGGALVTAPPTEMCRHFIEEYKKEYGHYPESHQAYGAYDAVYLYKMVVEMAAKDGVKDPFNPDVLVKYLEKFNASNPARLTRPIAFYSNHDLMWGDNYVRNWISQWQDGKQYIIYPENVANGKLKLPPWIKR from the coding sequence ATGAGACATGCTAAAGCTGTGCTAGCAGCCGTAATATTGCTTGTTGCTGTCATATCTCTATGCACTCAACCGAACAGCCAGAGTGCAGGACGGGACAAGGTTGTTATAGGAGTGATCGGTCCAATGTCACGTCCAGAGGGTGTGGCCGAGAAAAACGCAGTAAAGCTTGCAGCAAAGGAAATCAACTCTCAGGGTGGCATTCTCGGATACAAGATTGAGGTTGTAGTGGGTGATACAAAACTGGATTCCAATACCGCTGCAACCGAATTTAGGAGGCTTGCAACCGTGGATAAGGCAGATGTAATTATCGGAGGCTTTTCGAGCGGGGTCATGACGACGATGATGGAGACTATGGCGGAGACAAAAACGCTCTTCTTGACAGATGCCTCCTCGCCTGAGCATGCCAAAAAGGTGAAGGAGAACTACGAAAAGTACAAGTACTGGTTCAGAGTGTCTCAAAACAACGGATCAACATTTGCTCTCGATTTAGCGGACATGGTAAAGTTTCTAAAAGAGAACGGTTACGATGTGAAGAAAGTCTACATAATAAGGGATGAGCACGTATGGACCGATCCTGTCATGGCCGCATTAAAACCTCTGCTTGCACAAATGGGAGTTCAGATAGTGAAGGATGTTAAGATCCCGAGGGGATACTCCGAATACGAGCAGCTAATTCTTGAGGCAGAGAGTCTCAATGCTGACCTCATAATGCCCATACTGGCGATTTCAGGCACAGGGGATATACTGGCGAAACAGTGGGCAACATTAAAGCCAAATATACTCCTTGCTGGACATGATCTTGCGCCGATAGATGCTGGCTTTTACGAGAAGACCAATGGGTTGGCCAATTACGAGATATTCCTTGCTGACGGAGGTGCGCTGGTTACAGCTCCACCTACCGAGATGTGCAGGCACTTCATAGAGGAGTACAAGAAGGAGTACGGACACTACCCTGAGTCCCATCAGGCTTACGGAGCATACGATGCAGTTTATCTGTACAAGATGGTGGTCGAAATGGCTGCAAAGGACGGAGTGAAGGATCCGTTCAATCCGGATGTGCTTGTGAAATATCTGGAGAAATTCAATGCATCAAACCCGGCTAGGCTGACAAGACCGATTGCATTCTACAGCAACCACGACCTCATGTGGGGTGATAATTACGTCAGAAACTGGATTTCGCAGTGGCAGGATGGCAAACAGTACATTATTTATCCGGAGAATGTGGCAAATGGTAAGCTGAAGCTTCCACCCTGGATAAAAAGATAA
- a CDS encoding branched-chain amino acid ABC transporter permease has translation MMDVLLKIIVFGAVVGGIWALVASGFSLIFGVSRILNFAHGAAFVFSAYIAYMLVGGGFNIYLAILAGIIGSGFFGLLVYALTRPVRQNEVMVIIVTLALALLVQQILLVTFGDRGISLTPLIGGLVELNGLKITNIRIASFLFAVACLSVLELFVTRTSLGKKIMATSQDSEAAMLMGINVEKIFILVMVLSSVLAGFAGILYAQIFAISPEISLRALIYAFAIVILGGLGSLRGSIYASFIVGYILVVTITFLGARWSEFVMLLAIVAILVVRPTGLFGVEE, from the coding sequence ATGATGGACGTTCTGCTGAAAATAATCGTCTTTGGAGCCGTCGTGGGAGGAATCTGGGCCCTGGTGGCCTCAGGCTTCTCTTTAATTTTTGGGGTCTCGAGGATACTGAACTTTGCTCATGGTGCTGCATTTGTTTTTTCGGCCTACATTGCCTATATGCTGGTTGGCGGCGGATTCAACATCTATCTGGCCATTCTCGCAGGGATTATCGGTTCGGGATTTTTCGGATTGCTTGTTTACGCTTTAACCCGTCCCGTCAGACAGAACGAGGTAATGGTTATAATTGTAACTCTCGCTCTGGCCCTTCTGGTTCAGCAAATTCTCCTTGTCACCTTTGGAGATAGGGGCATATCACTGACACCGCTTATTGGGGGTCTCGTCGAGTTGAACGGGCTGAAAATTACTAACATAAGAATAGCGTCCTTCTTATTTGCTGTCGCATGTCTTTCGGTACTCGAGCTTTTTGTTACACGAACCTCGCTGGGGAAGAAAATAATGGCGACGTCTCAGGACAGCGAAGCGGCAATGCTTATGGGGATCAATGTGGAAAAGATATTCATCCTCGTAATGGTCCTTTCTTCCGTCCTTGCTGGTTTTGCTGGGATACTTTACGCTCAGATCTTTGCGATCTCGCCGGAAATATCACTAAGAGCTTTGATTTATGCCTTTGCTATCGTAATTCTTGGCGGTCTCGGAAGTCTGAGGGGGAGTATATACGCATCGTTCATCGTTGGCTACATACTCGTTGTCACAATCACCTTCCTCGGTGCAAGGTGGTCGGAGTTTGTAATGCTGCTCGCAATAGTGGCCATTCTCGTGGTCAGGCCAACAGGACTTTTCGGGGTGGAAGAATGA
- a CDS encoding branched-chain amino acid ABC transporter permease: MRRIAGLLLVVAAFAIPYVVPDAYLYLIGLTYLFAIIVISWDLMVGYTGQVNLGHTTFVGLGAYVAALLQSPLRLDIAIHPALAIFLGGIVAASVGLAVGIITLRLRGYYFSLVTAILPLVFMQTVFIWRDVLGGEEGFSIAGYAMFDTTIAKYYFSLVLLLLSFAIMLKIVKSRIGLRFMALRDSEELAESLGIDTTKYKILAFVISSFFAGVAGAAIVNYRYTVGPELYGVPLMLLIILSAVLGGLGTLYGPMFGGIAIYLAKNWWLGDLIRALSLPINDDIVLYAILIAVGILMPEGIYHEIEKRIKH, from the coding sequence ATGAGGCGGATTGCGGGATTATTGCTCGTCGTGGCAGCATTTGCCATACCCTATGTGGTTCCAGATGCTTACCTGTATTTGATTGGACTGACGTATCTCTTCGCAATAATTGTCATAAGCTGGGATCTGATGGTTGGATACACCGGGCAGGTGAATCTCGGCCACACAACATTCGTTGGATTGGGTGCCTACGTTGCGGCACTGCTGCAAAGTCCTTTAAGACTTGATATAGCGATCCATCCTGCGCTGGCGATCTTTTTAGGCGGGATTGTGGCTGCATCGGTCGGACTGGCTGTGGGGATCATCACTCTCAGACTGAGGGGGTACTACTTTTCACTGGTTACTGCAATACTCCCGCTCGTTTTCATGCAGACCGTTTTCATCTGGAGGGATGTTCTCGGGGGAGAAGAGGGGTTCTCCATAGCAGGATATGCTATGTTCGATACCACCATTGCCAAGTACTACTTTTCGCTTGTTCTGCTGCTTCTGTCATTTGCAATTATGCTGAAAATTGTGAAGAGCAGAATTGGGCTGAGGTTTATGGCGCTGCGAGATAGCGAGGAGCTGGCAGAATCGCTGGGAATTGATACAACAAAGTACAAGATCCTTGCGTTTGTCATCAGCTCTTTCTTTGCGGGAGTTGCAGGGGCAGCAATCGTGAATTACAGGTATACTGTGGGGCCAGAACTTTATGGCGTTCCCCTGATGCTGCTCATAATACTGTCAGCGGTTCTTGGTGGTCTTGGAACTCTCTACGGGCCTATGTTTGGTGGCATAGCCATATACCTGGCCAAGAACTGGTGGCTGGGCGACCTGATAAGGGCGCTATCCCTTCCCATAAACGATGATATCGTGCTTTACGCCATACTGATTGCAGTCGGCATTCTGATGCCGGAGGGGATTTACCATGAGATAGAGAAAAGGATAAAACATTAA
- a CDS encoding nitroreductase family protein, producing the protein MRECLDLIFRRVSIRKFGGGDVDDETLGLILEAANAAPSAGNLQARDFVVVRNEETKKRLAKAALNQMFISEAPVVIVVCANYPRSMRVYGERGRLYAEQDATASIENILLAVTALNLGAVWVGAFDEEEVAEILNLPESVRPMAIIPIGHPAESPGRRNRYPVSMLTHHETW; encoded by the coding sequence ATGAGAGAGTGCTTGGACCTGATTTTCAGAAGAGTTTCAATCAGAAAATTTGGGGGCGGGGATGTGGATGATGAGACTCTCGGGTTGATTCTTGAGGCCGCAAATGCGGCGCCTTCAGCCGGAAATTTGCAGGCGAGGGACTTTGTTGTTGTGAGAAATGAGGAAACGAAGAAAAGGCTGGCGAAAGCAGCGTTGAATCAGATGTTCATATCAGAGGCCCCCGTTGTGATTGTTGTTTGTGCCAATTATCCGAGAAGCATGAGGGTTTATGGTGAGAGGGGAAGGCTGTATGCAGAACAGGATGCAACGGCCTCGATTGAGAATATTCTTCTGGCTGTTACTGCTCTCAATTTGGGGGCGGTATGGGTTGGTGCTTTTGACGAGGAAGAGGTTGCCGAGATTCTTAATCTTCCCGAGTCTGTAAGGCCGATGGCAATAATTCCAATTGGTCATCCTGCTGAGAGTCCGGGAAGAAGAAACAGATATCCTGTGAGCATGCTTACTCACCACGAAACCTGGTGA